Proteins encoded by one window of Juglans regia cultivar Chandler chromosome 15, Walnut 2.0, whole genome shotgun sequence:
- the LOC118344714 gene encoding NADH-ubiquinone oxidoreductase chain 1-like: MAFLQRQKGPDVVGSRVLLQPLADGLKLILKEPISPSTAHFSLFKMSPVATFMLSLVARAVVPFDGMVLSDPNIIFFSRFNIHFLLNTNISQFIIVSHKACFL; encoded by the coding sequence ATGGCTTTTCTACAACGTCAAAAGGGGCCTGATGTAGTGGGATCGCGTGTATTGTTACAACCTCTAGCAGATGGTTTAAAATTGAttctaaaagaacctatttcaCCAAGTACTGCTCATTTCTCCCTTTTTAAAATGTCTCCAGTGGCTACATTTATGTTAAGTCTGGTCGCTCGGGCCGTTGTACCTTTTGATGGTATGGTATTGTCAgatccaaacattatttttttttctaggtttAACATACATTTCCTTTTGAATACGaatatatctcaatttatcatagTAAGTCATAAGGCTTGTTTCTTGTAG